The nucleotide sequence GAATCTTGTGAATTAAATTCGTAACGGAAGTTTTTGGTCTTATAAAAATGGTGGACTCTTAAAAATTCCCGGTCTTCCGAAAGTTCGATCAGATAACTTTCGGCTCCTTGGCTGGGTTTCCAACGAAGGCTCACCCGTTGTTGTTCGGAAAACGTTTCTCCCGGGAGAAAAAGCAGAAAAGATAATAAAAATGAAAATTTTAATTTTATAATATTCTGATCCAGAATTCTCACTCTAACTCAACCTTCTCGGGAAGTTTTTCCGGTTTGGAAGGAGCCTGTCCTTTGACCACGGTAGTACCGAATCCCGCTGGGACTGCTACCGTTTTTCCTTCCGCAGAGACTTCTAATTCTCCTTTGTAACATCCCACCATAGTGTTCTCCGGATCAGGAGCGTTTACGTATAATTCTGTTCCTCTCACTCCGACTACCGCTGTAGGAGTTACAACCATAAATTTGCGGGTATCGTCACCCGGTTTTTTAGGAGGGACCTTGGCTTCCAGATAGCCTGACTTGAGTTCCAGAATCCCTCCATCTTTATTCAGTTTGTATTCTGAAATGGATTCCGAACTTGTTTTTACGATCTTAGTTAAGGTTTTTTCTCTTAACTCTACTACGGTTCCGTTTTTAGTGAAGATAATTTTGGAAGAAGAGGCTTGCCCTGTCTGAATCCAATCGTCCATATTCAATAACTGGTCCTTGGAAAGTTTGGACCAGCTTGCAGGAAGTCCTGTCGGAGTAAAATCTCTGGAGAATTGAACTTGGCCTTTTTGGAAATCTGCGACTGCCACAGGACCTGCATTCGGTTTGATAATTTCTCCGGTTGCAGAGATGGTATCTTTTCTTAAGAACCCAGGGATCAAA is from Leptospira sp. WS58.C1 and encodes:
- a CDS encoding LysM peptidoglycan-binding domain-containing protein, whose product is MAFQNFPFSISRSKLFHIFAILLISVSLIGLLAEPKKGVQEDVFEYKVKKNDTLSKIAKEFLQDPRNWKELLKYNEIPNPSLIREGTTLLIPGFLRKDTISATGEIIKPNAGPVAVADFQKGQVQFSRDFTPTGLPASWSKLSKDQLLNMDDWIQTGQASSSKIIFTKNGTVVELREKTLTKIVKTSSESISEYKLNKDGGILELKSGYLEAKVPPKKPGDDTRKFMVVTPTAVVGVRGTELYVNAPDPENTMVGCYKGELEVSAEGKTVAVPAGFGTTVVKGQAPSKPEKLPEKVELE